One Tamlana carrageenivorans genomic region harbors:
- a CDS encoding T9SS type A sorting domain-containing protein: MKRLISLILVTLPLCSPAQVVLDADGPGDTYALITSVLAPGYNPIETPDCSHTTFGNHIDEVFDNTLNSYVFRFHIHTNEDNDRCKNFDRQRNEIKTYGQSPDNLLGIEGETVIYKWKFKLDQGFQSSSSFTHIHQLKSVGGSLESMPMYTLTTRKGNPDQLELRYAETNSQTTLKKTDLSPLVGTWLEVTETIKYGTTGTYDIIIKKVSDNSTLFSYTNSNIVNWRPEATFVRPKWGIYRSLNNVADLRDEMLWYANFSIEEPSTLSTTNSASENGFIMYPNPVNDTLFLKQISPKAKLLQIFSMDGKKVLEEPLSPASELKLDVTALSSGNYILKIKGEQWHQSKHITISNK, encoded by the coding sequence ATGAAACGACTTATTTCTTTAATTTTAGTTACACTTCCTCTTTGCAGTCCAGCACAAGTAGTATTGGATGCAGATGGCCCGGGAGACACCTACGCCCTTATAACATCTGTTTTAGCACCAGGCTACAATCCTATAGAAACTCCAGATTGCAGTCATACTACCTTTGGCAATCATATCGATGAAGTTTTTGACAACACCTTAAACAGCTACGTGTTTCGATTTCATATTCATACTAATGAAGACAATGACCGTTGTAAAAATTTCGACAGACAACGCAATGAAATTAAAACTTACGGCCAATCGCCTGATAATTTACTGGGCATTGAAGGTGAAACCGTAATCTATAAATGGAAATTTAAACTGGATCAAGGCTTTCAATCTTCATCGAGTTTTACTCATATTCATCAATTAAAATCTGTTGGTGGTTCGTTGGAAAGTATGCCAATGTACACCTTAACCACACGCAAAGGAAACCCAGATCAACTGGAGCTACGTTATGCCGAAACAAACTCGCAAACTACCCTAAAGAAAACAGATTTATCACCTCTTGTTGGCACCTGGTTAGAGGTTACAGAAACCATAAAATATGGCACGACGGGAACTTATGATATTATTATTAAAAAAGTTAGTGATAACAGCACTTTGTTTTCATACACCAATAGCAATATTGTTAATTGGAGACCTGAAGCCACTTTTGTGCGTCCGAAATGGGGTATTTATAGAAGTCTAAATAACGTGGCAGATCTTAGAGATGAAATGCTTTGGTATGCTAATTTTAGTATTGAAGAGCCCTCAACCCTCTCAACTACTAATAGCGCTTCTGAAAATGGGTTTATCATGTATCCGAATCCAGTAAATGACACCTTATTTTTAAAACAAATCTCGCCAAAAGCAAAATTGCTACAGATTTTCTCTATGGATGGAAAAAAAGTATTAGAGGAACCTTTAAGCCCGGCTTCCGAATTAAAGCTAGATGTTACAGCCCTTT